GATTGTAAAGCCGGAGTAGCTTTAAATCCGCACACCCCGGTAGCTTTACTAACGGATATCATTCAGGATATTGACGTAGTTTGTGTGATGTCGGTAAATCCAGGTTTTGGCGGGCAAAAATTTATTCAGCATACCTATGCTAAAGTTGCCGAGTTGCGCCAACTGATCGACTCGCGGAATGCCCACGCGCTTATTGAAATTGATGGGGGCGTAAACGAGGAAACAGGGCCATTACTTTTAGCTCAAGGCGCCGATGTTTTAGTAGCTGGTTCTTTTGTTTTTCAAGCCACAGATCCGCCGCAAACCATTCAAAATTTAAAAAATTTACATTCCTGATTGCCACGGTTTATGTTTCTAAAACTGGTACTAGGGCTGGTTAGCCTATGCTTGCCCGTTTTAGTTTTTGCGCAAACCACTACGGTAAATGGGGTGGTAACCACCGAAGCCGGCATTCCTTTGGAATATGCCAGCGTCAGCCTAAAAAACACCCAACAATTAACCCACACGAATGCCGCCGGCCGGTTTACTCTTTCCATCCCATCCGGAAAAGAAGCTTCCATTTTGATTAGGTACATTGGCTTTCAGGAACAGGAAGTTATCATTAAAGAGACGGCTCAATCTGTAATAAATTTAAAAATTGCTTTAGTTTCCAGCGCCCAAAATTTGGCGCCGGTTATTATTTCGGGTACTAATTCTGCCAACAACAACACTACGGGCAGCATTATGCGTTTAAGCCCGCGCATCAGCAAAGAAATACCGTCGGTTTTTAATGATTTTAACAAAGTGTTGGCCACGCTGCCGGGGGTAATAAG
The sequence above is a segment of the Adhaeribacter swui genome. Coding sequences within it:
- the rpe gene encoding ribulose-phosphate 3-epimerase, giving the protein MKPIIAPSILAADFANLQAQIEMLNQSSADWIHCDIMDGRFVPNISFGLPVLEAVHKHARKPLDVHLMIMEPQLYIEQFKKAGASNITVHYEACTHLHRVIEQIKAVDCKAGVALNPHTPVALLTDIIQDIDVVCVMSVNPGFGGQKFIQHTYAKVAELRQLIDSRNAHALIEIDGGVNEETGPLLLAQGADVLVAGSFVFQATDPPQTIQNLKNLHS